In Aptenodytes patagonicus chromosome 9, bAptPat1.pri.cur, whole genome shotgun sequence, the DNA window ACTGCCTTTTCTACACCCACAAATCACAATTAAagctagaaaaagaaattgaTAAGGGAGTTACGCTGCATTCGCTgtgtcagctgtggagcacagcagagctgcagttgTTTGTGGTGGAGGGTGTTCATGCCCTGGAGCTGCGCTCCCAGGAGTGTTGTTACACGAGGTTTTCCCTTCCATCTGGGAGtattaacttttctttcaaacaacTTTAGGCAGCGGGCTGAATGCATACAGGACCTGCATCATCTCTGTTGCCTCTTTGGAGCCCCGTCCGTCCAGGTAACCAACTCTTTTTTGGTCTCATTCTTCTAGGGATATCTGTGCCCATTCCGGTCATTGGTTTGCAGGATGACTCCAGGGTGTTCGTAAATGGGACCTGTGTCCTCAATGACGAGAACTTCGTCCTCATTGGATCCTTCATGGCGTTCTTCATCCCTCTCATCATCATGGTGATCACGTATTGCCTGACCGTCCAGGTGCTGCAGAGACAGGCAACGGTGTTCATGTGTGGAGAGGTGCCcaagcagaggaggagcagcGTAAACTGCCTCAAGAAGGAAAACAATACAGAGAACATTTCAATGCTTCACAATCATGAGGGGGCATCTCACTTGAACTCTCCTGTAAATAAAGAGGCAGTTCTTTTTCGGAAAGGAACTATGCAGTCCATCAACAATGAGCGAAGAGCCTCCAAGGTCCTGGGCATTGTCTTCTTTTTGTTCCTCATCATGTGGTGCCCATTTTTCATCACTAATGTCATGTCTGTTCTTTGCAAGGAAGCCTGTGATAAAGACCTCTTGAGTGAACTCCTTGATGTGTTTGTTTGGGTGGGGTATGTTTGCTCTGGGATTAATCCCCTTGTATACACACTCTTCAATAAAACATACCGCAGGGCTTTTTCCAATTACATCCGTTGCCAATACAAGACCAGTAAAAAATCAGCGCTGCGGCAGAATCAGTGTCTGAATGTTGCTTCAACAGCTTTATATGGGAAAGATCTGACTTTAACTAGTTATCGAAATGGCAATGAACTCAATAGCATGGAACTAGATGAAGTTGAGGAGGGCCTTGAACTGCAACCAGGGACTTCAGAGCTCTCCATAAACAGCTGTAATGTTGTAAGCGAAAGAGTGAGCTGTGTGTAAAGGTGGTTCACACAGCCTTTTGCTACGGTGTACCTGTAGCCAAAATATATTGTGTAAAAATGTAAGTGTTGTTCAAAGGACAATGTAAATATTGCATTCTgaacaaaggttttttttttaaaagaaaagagttgTCTTTCCAGTCCAGTACTTAAAATCATATATATTAATATACTGCAGTGAAGTTTAAGGTTCTATATTTACTGTTAATACTAGATCAGAACTATTAGTTACTTTGCATATGTCATGGACAAAATGTTTGAATTCTTCTTCCAGTGCATGaacaaaaatgctgaatatttatCTCAGGTGGCATTTGCTGGAGTCCAGAATGGCACGTTAATAGTTATATATCAAATACATGCTATTAGACTTGGTCAGtataactttctttttcaagttgACAGTAAATATATACTTTAAATCCTCACCCCTATTTGTGCCGTGTAAAGACTGTACAGAAACCTGGCAGAGAGACATCATGAAAGCGTAGTGGCTGTGCAGGCACCTGGCCAGATATGTCCTGTTACGGGTAGTGGCTTGCTGCCATACTGGGGCAATCTTGCACTTCAAAGGACCTCAGTTAAATTCTGACTCCCTCTCCaatcctgctgttttctttccgTTCCCCAGGAGGCTCTGGCTCCCCTAAGGAAGGTGGGGAATGCAGTTCTGGTGTGGTATTGCGATCCTGGCTGGGATCACTTGCACACTTGGAGAAGAAGCATGAGAAACAGAGCGAACCCCAGTTATCTGCTtcaaacattttataaatggagTGCCTCAGATTTATAAAAAGCCCTCCTTTGGTCTTATAGATAATCATCAGCTCTGGGATGGAGCAAGCTGTGCTCAGTGTGGATGGCACTGCCTTCACAGATTGCTTGAATGATCAGGGTCTTTGATTGACCTGGAGAAGAGCGCTCTGGCTTTTTAAGAGCTCTTGTCTTCTCGGTCCTCACATCTATTTATTCCTTGgcttgtttccttttatttttcaacatcCTGGGACTTGCAGTGCTGGTGATAAAACACTGCTTTGGGTGTAAAGCGGAAGCTGCTGTGCGTGTGTTGCTTGTCGGGGTCAGGCTGTGAGGTGCAGGTTACACCTCCCTGGGGGATGCTTAGGAGAGAGGCATAAACGAGGGTCCCTGCTCATTTCTCCTGTCTCAGGAGGGGGTGGGCAGAGCTGGACAGAGTATGTGACTGGAATGGTTTGCTGGTGATGTGGTTCAAAAGCAAATGATGACCAGGGACAGGAAGGAAGCAGACCTGGAGCTAGTCTACATGGAAGATTAATCTggattaacttttaaatttgatttattcCATTTCACTCCCAAAGTAAATTATAGTATATCATATTAACGCCACTTACATCTTAATGAAAGCATCCACATTGGGATTTAATGCAGTTTAAGTAATCTGCTTTTAATTCACACCATgtataatttgaattaattttcctctgtgttcCTGTGTAGACAAACCCTCCAAGGCATTGTGTCTTTCTGGCACTGTGCCTCTGGGGTGATGCCTCTCAAGCAATTTTCCTTGTGTATAGTATTGTCTAATGCCAGATATCACCCATAAGGTATTTACATCTTCATTAACTAATACACAAATGCTGCAGTGCCCATCTAACATGGATGCATTTAGCATCACTGACAGCCTCTGGCTATGAAAATCCTTAGAACAGGAAAGCTTACACTAGGCATGGATAAATTGCATTTTACTAACATGAACTGCTTGTACTCTAAGCTTGCTGTGTTCATCCCACCAAAATTAACTTgtagaagaaatggaaaattctgcTAGTGCTTTAGCATAATGTTGTGCTGTTGCATTGCTGTGTACAGCAACAACCTTGCTGAGGCCACTACCCAACCACAACATATGGGTTGCATCTGCTGCTGGGTTGCTCCCAGCTTGATGTGTTGAAGTTGATGgtcctctcttctccctcatcCCTTCCTAGGAAAAATCCATAGTACTTCCATGCAGGCAGGCGAGGTATCCCAGTGCAGAGTGTAGCTTACTGCttgcagaaggcagcagagatGCACCATGTGCCAGCCTGCTGATACAACCACGGACTTGAATGCTCAGGAATCCACTTGCCTCTCCAAAAAGTCTGGTAACCAGTAGGAAAAGGACTGGCCAGAGACACAAACTTGTGCCTTCAGTGACTGCCCTTTGCTCTGAGTTAGATTTGACTATCTCAAACAgtacagaaaaatcagaaagatcaCATTGCTTTTTAAGTTCTTATTTTCCCTTGGGTGAATTCATAGCACATCTTTTCCaaacatgtatatgtgtgtgtatgtatatatgtgtgtgtacatatatatacatatatatatttaaaagccAACCACAGACTTTGAAAGCATTTAGCAATAAGTTGAATTACACTAGCTTCTAGCACATGTGTGAATAGGTCATGTGTGAATAGCTCATTTTTCACAGCATCCTCAAACTCAGTGTAAGTCCACACACAGGCATTGTCTTTGCATAGGAGCCTTCATGTCTTACCCTTGCCAGTTCTGTTGTATGGGCAAAAAGGGAACCTACTATATTTGGATGTAAATAATGGGAATTGAACAGAGAATTTACAgaatttttataaatgttttttaaaaattcagcaccAGAACTGTAAATACGTCGAGCATTGCGACTCAGCTGGACCCGTACTGATGTATGTCACTTGTTTAGATAAACAGACAAGGGGACTGCCTTACAGCGCCTGCGTTCTCTCCCGGCCAGCGGGTGATAACATTTTTGTGAATGATTAAATACTGTCACTTACCCAACTTCCTTTGGGTCATTCACATCAGGGTTTTGTGATGCTGCtattaatttattaaagaaaGTTTGTTGGTTTAatcactcaatttttttttcatggtccatcagaaaataaataaatgaacgtGCCCTCTCTTTCTTTCATCTGTCCCCAATTAAAATCTTTCCTGAGTGAAAAATATGTCCtgaccaaaaaccaaaacaacaacaaaaaatgaggatggggatgaggataACTTTCATTTCTCCTCCCACGCTTGAAGTATGACCCACAGTTGCTTAATCACAGAAATTAGTGTCAGTAGATATCCCAACACTTCCAACCCCAAAACTTGTTAAACATGAAGACGGTGATAAACTATTCCCCCTCTTCTCCTTGCTCCCTCCAGGAATAACTGTTACAAATGACATTTTTTGAATTATCTCAATCTGAAGAATGGATTTAGTTCTCTGCAGCTTAACAAAAGTCAGGTTGTCCCCGCAGCAGCTTTGCTTCTCCTGAGCTGTAGTCATTAACCATGGTGGTGCCTCAATAAACCCTGCTCTGGTGCTGCCTGGTGGGAGTACCCACTGGAAGTTTTGTGTGAGTCCTCAAACCTTGGCTCAGATACAGTTTTGTCTTATGAAtagtatgtgtgtttgtgttttgttttgagtttgGACTGAACAAGTGAAAATAGTTCCTTGGAAATGGTGCTGTAGGCTGAAACATGTTGGTTACTTTATTTCCCAAACCAGATGGGAGatgtgcaggcaggctgcctgcgaGACTGAGTGTGCACGTAGAGGCTCTGACCCAGCAAACAGACCACCCCGTTTGACTTGCATCGGGAAGTCTACTCGTGGGGGTCAGCCCCTGAACTAGCACCTTCCTGAGCTGTAGGGGCTTTCAGCCTTCCCCACCAGAGGCCAGAAGCAAGGCTGGCCACATTTTCTCAGGCACAAAGCCTTGTGGCTGAGCAACCTGGCTTCCAGACCTGAGCTGACTCATCTACATCTGTGACATGTTGCCCCACACAGCCAAGTCTGGGGTGTAGCATCCATGGAGTCACTGTGGTGGCTTTGGTGACCTCTGAGGGCCTCAAAGGCTGTCCTTTGAGGACAAGGGTCTGGTCCTTCAGTCCTGTGCTCACTGAAGATAAGAGCAGCTACCCAGAGGCTGTGGCATTTGAGAGGTGATACGGTTCAGAGCCAATGCTGAGGAGCCTCAAGGCACCCCATCTCAGCATGGCTCTCCTTATTTTAATGACTTGTGAGTCAGCAATAGTTTTTATCTGAATGATAATTTAAAGATACTAATGTCAGGTGATGTGTGAGTAGTCAGTGTGAACAGTGTGGTTAGTGCCTTTTTCTCTATAGAGACACTCATGTCAACCATTAGTGCCTTTCTGCTGGACAGCCCTACAAAGAGGTTCATCACTGGCATGGAGTGCGGCCAGTGCTTTTCCATTCCAAGTCAGCAGGCTGACTGCAGTCATCTGATGTGCTGGAGCCATGAGGGTCCTGGATATGGAGGCCCaaattccaaaggaaaaacatattttaaagaaaaaatgcaaaccaCAAGCAGCTCTTCAGAAATATTGTTTAGCTTCGCGCTAATGAAGGGTGTCTGATATTCTTGCAAATTATGCTGATCTGGCATTCCAAAAGCAGTGTCCGCCATGTGATAAAGATGCAGATATCTCTTGGATGGATTTCCTCCCTGGATCACAGTATCATTAGGATAGCTACATGCCAAGCACTTGGCTTTGTCTCCATTTCAGACTGGGGCAGGAAAGGCATCAGAGGTTTTTCCTGGGAAAAAGCCTACAAAGACCACCAAGCCTTGGGCAAGTGTAGCAGAACAGAGATGGACAGATGTACACACACATCTGCACACATGAACACACACATCCCAGAGCCCCCAGAGAGCAACAGGCGATGTCATCATGATTCAGTCTTCCCTTGAAAAAGTGGGAATAGCTGAACAGCTGGGGAGGAAACCTGTGATGAGGAGATCAAATGCGGCTATAGGTGTCACCGTGAAATGTGGGCTGTTCTAGTGATAATGTAGTGGAGGGGGTGCATGTaccaaaaaatgcttttattttttcatttttaactatgAAGTTGTTATTGACTGTTCTGCATCTCCCTCATTTTTCTTTGAGTCTCAGGGcttctgcttgtttgcttttaccCACACTGAAACTTGTGCTCTGAAGCCGTCAGAAGTCAACAAAATATCTACGTGATGTGTCATTCCCTCTCAGCTGTGCAGGTATGCAGCAATCCCATAACAACATGGAGATGGGGAGTCTTCAGGTGAGTGATTTTAGATATATATGAGACAGACAATCAATGCAGCAAGGCACGCTTGCCAATTAAAGAACCACACCAGAAGATCTTTAACAAACAGTCAAGTGCATGAGCTACACACTGAAAAATTTTGCTTGAAGCTGTCCTAAATCATGGGTTCTGCTGATGGCAGGGGGGTGTGTTGGTACATGGGAAGGGAGTCTGGCAGTGCAGGGTGCCTTGAGCTGCatgctgctccaggcagccctccTGCACGCTCCCTCTGGGAGGGTGCTTTGTTTATGACCCGGCACAGCGTGTCCTGGCACGCTGCCCGGCAGGATTTATTCCACTCTGTGCTGAGCAGAGCAACTGCAGAAAAGGTTGCAAAAGCCTGGCCTCCTGGGCCACAACTTCAAAGATTTGGGGAGGGCCCTAGCAGGTGGATAAGTGTCTAGCAGTGACACAAATCACAAGTTTTTATTGTGGAAAATTGAGACTGTGAAGCAATCCTTGTTATGTATTACATCTCTCATGAATGTTGCTTTATGTTGTTCCCCAAAAAACAAAGGATCTCTTAGCATATAAATACAATTTCCCCAGCAGTTTCCTGGGACAATGGCTGCTGCTTTGTCACTCCAGTGGGCTACCAACACTTAGGTAACTTGAAAAATGAATCATGCAGCATCACACAGGGGCATGTTAAATCCACTGCTCTGAAATTCTCTGTGCTTGAATCGTAATTAGTTCAACAAATTGGataaattaatgtttaattaaaatacagcCTAATTATCCAACGTATGTTTTTAATAGGATCTAATTGTGGCATTTTGAGTTATTTAAATTGCTGATACACTAAAAACAATCTATCTGTAGGCTGGTGCCTGTTAGACCACTGCCTGGTTGCATTTGTTAAAATTTAGAGCCATTTTACATTtgtgtgtgctgctgctgttagtgTCTCCTCCTGCAGAAGAACAGGCAGGTGCTGGTGATGGATGCTCATCAAAGCCACTGAAGATTTTAATCAAGGTCCTTTTCCCTGGCTGAAGGCTAAAACAGCTCTTCTGTGACTTTTTGGGGAGGAAGACTACAGTGcccctcctgcagagcccacacTTCCCAAAGGACATGGTACTGCTCAAAGCAACGGGTAAGTGCAAATGCCCAGCAGAGATCTCAGCTGTGTTGGGGGTTCCTCCCCTGTTCATGCACCAATAGTTCATGTCCCAAAATGTCTTCAGAGAGGATCCACAGGTCTCAGTGACCCACCTGTGAAGCCATGGCAATGTTTAGCCCCCTCAGCTAAGTACTCCCCCTTCGTTTTACAGCGCAGCCACAAGGGTAGCACACAGGTGGGCTAACCCTCAAATGAGCATTTGGTCTACCTTGCACCTTTCCTAGTTGTTGCTGAAGAGAAAACTGCCTGCATCCTCTATCAGGCTGTCCTACAATGGCATTTAGCAAAGTAGTGGAATGTGTTACTGACTCCGTGCAacaaagcaggtgatgcagcAAATCATGGTGAACAAACGGTGTGTTTCCTTAGCCA includes these proteins:
- the HTR2C gene encoding 5-hydroxytryptamine receptor 2C, giving the protein MSTLSSTGILLSLTTVSVTLDFSLHGGLMAWSLSSNLTLNQSLPTSDPLNASEKGEVSRMSVREKNWPALLILVVILLTIGGNILVIMAVSLEKKLQNATNFFLMSLAVADMLVGILVMPVSLITVLYDYAWPLPKQLCPIWISLDVLFSTASIMHLCAISLDRYVAIRNPIEHSRFNSRTKAIMKIAAVWTISIGISVPIPVIGLQDDSRVFVNGTCVLNDENFVLIGSFMAFFIPLIIMVITYCLTVQVLQRQATVFMCGEVPKQRRSSVNCLKKENNTENISMLHNHEGASHLNSPVNKEAVLFRKGTMQSINNERRASKVLGIVFFLFLIMWCPFFITNVMSVLCKEACDKDLLSELLDVFVWVGYVCSGINPLVYTLFNKTYRRAFSNYIRCQYKTSKKSALRQNQCLNVASTALYGKDLTLTSYRNGNELNSMELDEVEEGLELQPGTSELSINSCNVVSERVSCV